In the genome of Cryptomeria japonica chromosome 8, Sugi_1.0, whole genome shotgun sequence, one region contains:
- the LOC131031187 gene encoding uncharacterized protein LOC131031187 has translation MVHSVTPFPLPRYGIAHGIAQLNMTNEESADPNQGNVFSYYAYVQKSTGLATNPSPENPAIETYGPYLSPAATATVYDLSLILHSNRYFVGNFRPLARCVLAIIQRETAKGLPADLPLLIAYGSCLVDALATYIGLNEIEMSRLWSFIENTFFMMGQSFQNDFNEHGQKHLELLSCLRNQVLEAYVEQTWPDDVWPEFRSWVRGENIVSSGLRPPCFQVLIGAKAIEEQENVALPDKQLVEFKSSYAANLCAMVEDQLGKLRVPGIFTKHGFFIKMIVFVLHRHFDKRDLDIKPSHRPLLFARYAGHIADALRNSILYNGYFQIREKSYPIVLQYSSDVYIDGLCGSPRAFAMVDALDEIVEAYNSRQWPVDVWCTLLDDINNSNPNFGSKPNFESGSLVNMYENSCGGNRTLCTDVQMLMPEIESWTSEEDEVYEASGGEEIEDYEEEENLNDCYQKTKQCFNCLGPSSVSYTFRWLCQSDHTVEGLREETFGPFSVMSGDCASRIHDEVKKIFPFATAFQSVRRDPFSRAPNFVVGACLHYKNPQVVPMEYRDGQWFPTGQGIPMDLNGEEGDGGI, from the exons ATGGTGCATTCTGTAACCCCTTTTCCATTACCCAGATATGGAATCGCTCATGGAATTGCTCAACTGAATATGACGAATGAAGAAAGTGCAGATCCAAACCAAGGGAATGTTTTTTCTTATTACGCTTATGTGCAAAAATCCACAGGCCTGGCTACTAACCCTAGTCCAGAAAACCCGGCCATAGAAACATACGGGCCCTACCTTTCGCCCGCTGCAACCGCCACGGTTTACGACCTGAGCCTGATTTTGCATTCCAACCGCTATTTTGTGGGGAATTTCAGACCACTTGCACGCTGCGTGCTGGCCATCATTCAACGTGAGACCGCTAAGGGTTTGCCCGCCGACCTGCCGCTGTTAATTGCGTACGGAAGTTGTTTAGTTGATGCCCTTGCTACGTATATTGGCTTGAATGAGATTGAGATGTCTCGGCTTTGGAGTTTTATCGAGAACACGTTTTTTATGATGGGGCAATCGTTTCAGAATGATTTCAATGAACACGGGCAGAAACATTTGGAGTTGCTGAGTTGCCTTCGCAACCAAGTTCTGGAGGCTTACGTGGAGCAAACATGGCCGGATGATGTGTGGCCTGAGTTTCGATCCTGGGTCCGTGGTGAAAATATTGTTTCGTCTGGCCTGCGGCCACCATGCTTTCAG GTTCTGATAGGGGCGAAAGCAATCGAAGAGCAGGAGAATGTAGCCCTACCAGATAAACAATTGGTGGAATTCAAATCGAGTTATGCAGCGAATCTGTGCGCCATGGTGGAGGACCAGCTAGGAAAACTCCGGGTGCCAGGCATTTTCACCAAGCATGGATTCTTCATCAAAATGATCGTCTTCGTCCTTCACCGCCATTTCGACAAGAGGGATCTAGACATAAAACCCTCTCACAGGCCCCTTTTGTTTGCCCGATACGCCGGTCACATAGCGGATGCTCTCAGGAACAGCATCCTCTACAATGGCTATTTCCAGATACGAGAAAAATCATATCCTATAGTGCTGCAATATTCCTCAGATGTTTACATTGACGGGCTCTGCGGGTCCCCTCGGGCATTTGCCATGGTGGATGCCTTAGACGAGATTGTGGAGGCGTACAATAGCCGACAGTGGCCAGTAGACGTGTGGTGTACATTGCTGGACGATATCAACAACTCAAACCCTAATTTCGGCTCAAAACCTAATTTTGAGTCCGGATCTCTTGTGAATATGTATGAAAATAGCTGTGGCGGAAATCGAACCCTGTGTACGGACGTGCAGATGCTTATGCCGGAGATTGAATCCTGGACCAGTGAAGAAGATGAGGTTTATGAAGCCTCAGGCGGTGAAGAAATCGAGGATTATGAAGAGGAAGAGAATCTTAATGACTGTTATCAGAAGACGAAACAATGTTTTAATTGTTTGGGGCCTTCATCGGTTAGTTACACATTCAGGTGGCTCTGTCAGAGCGATCACACAGTGGAAGGATTGAGGGAGGAGACGTTTGGGCCGTTTTCTGTTATGAGTGGAGACTGTGCGTCGAGAATTCATGACGAAGTGAAAAAGATTTTTCCGTTTGCTACTGCATTTCAGAGCGTTCGCCGTGATCCCTTTTCTAGGGCACCCAATTTTGTTGTAGGAGCATGTTTGCATTATAAGAATCCTCAAGTTGTTCCCATGGAGTACCGGGATGGCCAGTGGTTCCCCACCGGGCAGGGGATTCCTATGGATTTAAATGGCGAGGAAGGAGATGGTGGAATTTGA